From a single Callithrix jacchus isolate 240 chromosome 5, calJac240_pri, whole genome shotgun sequence genomic region:
- the TSHZ2 gene encoding teashirt homolog 2 isoform X1 → MPRRKQQAPKRAAGYAQEEQLKEEEEIEEEEEEDSGSVAQLQGGNDTGTDEELETGPEQKGCFSYQNSPGSHLSNQDAENESLLSDASDQVSDIKSVCGRDASDKKSNTHVKLPNETHNCMDKMTAVYANILSDSYWSGLGLGFKLSNSERRHCDTRNGSNKSDFDWHQDALSKSLQQNLPARSISKPSLFSSVQLYRQSSKMCGTVFTGASRFRCRQCSAAYDTLVELTVHMNETGHYQDDNRKKDKLRPASYSKPRKRAFQDMDKEDAQKVLKCMFCGDSFDSLQDLSVHMIKTKHYQKVPLKEPVPTISSKIVTPAKKRVFDVNRPCSPDSTTGSFADSFSSQKNANLQLSSNNRYGYQNGASYTWQFEACKSQILKCMECGSSHDTLQQLTTHMMVTGHFLKVTSSASKKGKQLVLDPLAVEKMQSLSEAPNSDSLAPKPSSNSAADCTASTTELKKESKKERPEETSKDEKVVKSEDYEDPLQKPLDPTIKYQYLREEDLEDGSKGGGDILKSLENTVTTAINKAQNGAPSWSAYPSIHAAYQLSEGTKPPLPMGSQVLQIRPNLTNKLRPIAPKWKVMPLISVPTNLAPYTQVKRESEDKDEVVKECGKESPHEEASSFSHREGDSFRKSETPPEARKTELGPLKEEDKLMKEGSEKEKPQPLEPTSALSNGCALANHTPALPCINPLSALQSVLNNHLGKATEPLRSPSCSSPSSSTISMFHKSNLSVMDKPVLSPASSRPASVSRRYLFENNDQPIDLTKSKSKKAESSQAQSCTSPPQKHALSDIADMVKVLPKATTPKPAASSRVPPMKLEMDVRRFEDVSSEVSTLHKRKGRQSNWNPQHLLILQAQFASSLFQTSEGKYLLSDLGPQERMQISKFTGLSMTTISHWLANVKYQLRKTGGTKFLKNMDKGHPIFYCSDCASQFRTPSTYISHLESHLGFQMKDMTRLSVDQQSKVEQEISRVSSAQRSPETIAGEEDTDSKFKCKLCCRTFVSKHAVKLHLSKTHSKSPEHHSQFVTDVDEE, encoded by the coding sequence GCTACGCCCAGGAGGAACAgctgaaagaagaggaggaaatagaagaagaggaagaagaggacagTGGTTCAGTAGCTCAACTGCAGGGTGGCAATGACACAGGGACAGACGAGGAGCTAGAAACCGGCCCGGAGCAGAAAGGCTGCTTCAGCTACCAGAACTCTCCAGGAAGTCATTTGTCCAATCAGGATGCCGAGAACGAGTCTCTGCTGAGCGACGCCAGCGATCAGGTGTCGGACATCAAGAGCGTCTGCGGCCGAGATGCCTCGGACAAGAAAAGCAACACTCACGTCAAGCTTCCAAACGAAACACACAACTGCATGGACAAAATGACTGCGGTCTACGCCAACATCCTGTCTGATTCCTATTGGTCGGGCCTGGGCCTCGGCTTCAAGCTGTCCAATAGTGAGAGGCGGCACTGTGACACCCGGAATGGCAGCAACAAGAGCGATTTTGATTGGCACCAAGACGCTCTGTCCAAAAGCCTGCAGCAGAACTTGCCGGCCAGGTCCATCTCGAAACCCAGCCTGTTTAGCTCAGTGCAGCTGTATCGGCAGAGCAGCAAGATGTGCGGGACTGTGTTCACCGGGGCCAGCCGATTCCGATGCCGGCAGTGCAGCGCTGCCTACGACACCCTTGTGGAGCTGACCGTGCACATGAACGAAACGGGCCACTATCAAGATGACAACCGCAAGAAGGACAAGCTCAGACCTGCGAGCTATTCAAAGCCCCGGAAGAGGGCTTTCCAGGATATGGACAAGGAGGATGCTCAGAAGGTTctgaaatgtatgttttgtggcgACTCCTTCGATTCCCTCCAAGATTTGAGTGTCCacatgattaaaacaaaacattaccAAAAAGTGCCTTTGAAGGAGCCAGTCCCAACCATTTCCTCGAAGATAGTCACCCCTGCGAAGAAGCGCGTTTTCGATGTCAATCGGCCGTGTTCCCCCGATTCAACCACAGGATCTTTTGcagattctttttcttcccagaagaACGCCAACTTGCAGTTGTCCTCCAACAACCGCTATGGCTACCAGAATGGAGCCAGCTACACCTGGCAGTTTGAGGCCTGCAAGTCCCAGATCTTAAAGTGCATGGAGTGTGGGAGCTCCCATGACACCTTGCAGCAGCTCACCACCCACATGATGGTCACAGGTCACTTTCTCAAGGTCACCAGCTCTGCCTCCAAGAAAGGGAAGCAGCTGGTGTTAGACCCGCTGGCTGTGGAGAAAATGCAGTCATTGTCCGAGGCCCCAAACAGTGATTCTCTGGCTCCCAAGCCATCCAGTAACTCAGCAGCAGACTGTACAGCCTCTACCACTGAGTTAAAGaaagagagtaaaaaagaaaGGCCAGAGGAAACCAGCAAGGATGAGAAAGTCGTGAAAAGCGAGGACTATGAAGATCCTCTACAAAAACCTTTAGACCCTACAATCAAATATCAATATCTAAGGGAGGAGGACTTGGAAGATGGCTCAAAGGGTGGTGGGGACATTTTGAAATCTTTGGAAAATACTGTCACCACAGCCATCAACAAAGCCCAAAATGGGGCCCCCAGCTGGAGTGCCTACCCCAGCATCCACGCAGCCTATCAGCTGTCCGAGGGCACTAAGCCACCTTTGCCTATGGGATCCCAGGTACTGCAGATCCGGCCTAATCTCACCAACAAGCTGAGGCCCATTGCACCAAAGTGGAAAGTGATGCCACTCATTTCTGTGCCCACAAACCTGGCCCCTTACACTCAAGTCAAGAGGGAGTCAGAAGACAAAGATGAAGTCGTGAAGGAGTGTGGGAAAGAAAGTCCCCATGAAGAGGCCTCATCTTTCAGCCACAGGGAGGGCGATTCTTTCCGTAAAAGCGAAACGCCCCCAGAAGCCAGAAAGACTGAGCTGGGTCCCCTGAAGGAGGAGGACAAGCTGATGAAAGAGGGCAGCGAAAAGGAGAAACCCCAGCCGCTGGAGCCCACTTCTGCTCTGAGCAACGGGTGCGCCCTTGCCAACCACACCCCGGCCCTGCCATGTATCAACCCGCTCAGCGCCCTGCAGTCCGTCCTGAACAATCACCTGGGCAAAGCCACAGAGCCCTTACGCTCACCTTCCTGCTCCAGCCCAAGTTCAAGCACAATTTCCATGTTCCACAAGTCGAATCTCAGTGTCATGGACAAACCAGTCTTGAGTCCCGCCTCCTCAAGGCCAGCTAGCGTATCCAGACGCTACCTGTTTGAGAACAACGATCAGCCCATTGACCTGACCAAGTCCAAAAGCAAGAAAGCCGAGTCCTCGCAAGCACAATCCTGTACGTCCCCACCTCAGAAGCACGCTCTGTCTGACATCGCAGACATGGTCAAAGTCCTCCCCAAAGCCACCACCCCAAAGCCCGCTGCTTCCTCCAGGGTCCCTCCCATGAAGCTGGAAATGGATGTTAGGCGCTTTGAGGATGTCTCCAGTGAAGTCTCGACTTTGCATAAAAGAAAAGGCCGGCAGTCCAACTGGAATCCTCAGCATCTTCTGATTTTACAAGCTCAGTTTGCCTCGAGCCTCTTCCAGACATCAGAGGGCAAATACCTGCTGTCCGATCTGGGCCCTCAAGAGCGTATGCAAATCTCGAAGTTTACGGGACTTTCAATGACCACTATCAGTCACTGGCTGGCTAACGTCAAGTACCAGCTTAGGAAAACAGGCGGGacaaaatttctaaaaaacaTGGACAAAGGCCACCCCATCTTTTATTGCAGTGACTGTGCCTCCCAGTTCAGAACCCCTTCTACCTACATCAGTCACTTAGAATCTCACCTGGGTTTCCAAATGAAGGACATGACCCGCTTGTCAGTGGACCAGCAAAGCAAGGTGGAGCAAGAGATCTCCCGGGTATCGTCGGCTCAGAGGTCTCCGGAAACAATAGCTGGTGAAGAGGACACAGACTCTAAATTCAAGTGTAAGTTGTGCTGTCGGACATTTGTGAGCAAACATGCAGTAAAACTCCACCTAAGCAAAACGCACAGCAAGTCACCTGAACACCATTCACAGTTTGTAACAGACGTGGATGAAGAATAG
- the TSHZ2 gene encoding teashirt homolog 2 isoform X3 — MPRRKQQAPKRAAGYAQEEQLKEEEEIEEEEEEDSGSVAQLQGGNDTGTDEELETGPEQKGCFSYQNSPGSHLSNQDAENESLLSDASDQVSDIKSVCGRDASDKKSNTHVKLPNETHNCMDKMTAVYANILSDSYWSGLGLGFKLSNSERRHCDTRNGSNKSDFDWHQDALSKSLQQNLPARSISKPSLFSSVQLYRQSSKMCGTVFTGASRFRCRQCSAAYDTLVELTVHMNETGHYQDDNRKKDKLRPASYSKPRKRAFQDMDKEDAQKVLKCMFCGDSFDSLQDLSVHMIKTKHYQKVPLKEPVPTISSKIVTPAKKRVFDVNRPCSPDSTTGSFADSFSSQKNANLQLSSNNRYGYQNGASYTWQFEACKSQILKCMECGSSHDTLQQLTTHMMVTGHFLKVTSSASKKGKQLVLDPLAVEKMQSLSEAPNSDSLAPKPSSNSAADCTASTTELKKESKKERPEETSKDEKVVKSEDYEDPLQKPLDPTIKYQYLREEDLEDGSKGGGDILKSLENTVTTAINKAQNGAPSWSAYPSIHAAYQLSEGTKPPLPMGSQVLQIRPNLTNKLRPIAPKWKVMPLISVPTNLAPYTQVKRESEDKDEVVKECGKESPHEEASSFSHREGDSFRKSETPPEARKTELGPLKEEDKLMKEGSEKEKPQPLEPTSALSNGCALANHTPALPCINPLSALQSVLNNHLGKATEPLRSPSCSSPSSSTISMFHKSNLSVMDKPVLSPASSRPASVSRRYLFENNDQPIDLTKSKSKKAESSQAQSCTSPPQKHALSDIADMVKVLPKATTPKPAASSRVPPMKLEMDVRRFEDVSSEVSTLHKRKGRQSNWNPQHLLILQAQFASSLFQTSEGKYLLSDLGPQERMQISKFTGLSMTTISHWLANVKYQLRKTGGTKFLKNMDKGHPIFYCSDCASQFRTPSTYISHLESHLGFQMKDMTRLSVDQQSKVEQEISRVSSAQRSPETIAGEEDTDSKFK, encoded by the coding sequence GCTACGCCCAGGAGGAACAgctgaaagaagaggaggaaatagaagaagaggaagaagaggacagTGGTTCAGTAGCTCAACTGCAGGGTGGCAATGACACAGGGACAGACGAGGAGCTAGAAACCGGCCCGGAGCAGAAAGGCTGCTTCAGCTACCAGAACTCTCCAGGAAGTCATTTGTCCAATCAGGATGCCGAGAACGAGTCTCTGCTGAGCGACGCCAGCGATCAGGTGTCGGACATCAAGAGCGTCTGCGGCCGAGATGCCTCGGACAAGAAAAGCAACACTCACGTCAAGCTTCCAAACGAAACACACAACTGCATGGACAAAATGACTGCGGTCTACGCCAACATCCTGTCTGATTCCTATTGGTCGGGCCTGGGCCTCGGCTTCAAGCTGTCCAATAGTGAGAGGCGGCACTGTGACACCCGGAATGGCAGCAACAAGAGCGATTTTGATTGGCACCAAGACGCTCTGTCCAAAAGCCTGCAGCAGAACTTGCCGGCCAGGTCCATCTCGAAACCCAGCCTGTTTAGCTCAGTGCAGCTGTATCGGCAGAGCAGCAAGATGTGCGGGACTGTGTTCACCGGGGCCAGCCGATTCCGATGCCGGCAGTGCAGCGCTGCCTACGACACCCTTGTGGAGCTGACCGTGCACATGAACGAAACGGGCCACTATCAAGATGACAACCGCAAGAAGGACAAGCTCAGACCTGCGAGCTATTCAAAGCCCCGGAAGAGGGCTTTCCAGGATATGGACAAGGAGGATGCTCAGAAGGTTctgaaatgtatgttttgtggcgACTCCTTCGATTCCCTCCAAGATTTGAGTGTCCacatgattaaaacaaaacattaccAAAAAGTGCCTTTGAAGGAGCCAGTCCCAACCATTTCCTCGAAGATAGTCACCCCTGCGAAGAAGCGCGTTTTCGATGTCAATCGGCCGTGTTCCCCCGATTCAACCACAGGATCTTTTGcagattctttttcttcccagaagaACGCCAACTTGCAGTTGTCCTCCAACAACCGCTATGGCTACCAGAATGGAGCCAGCTACACCTGGCAGTTTGAGGCCTGCAAGTCCCAGATCTTAAAGTGCATGGAGTGTGGGAGCTCCCATGACACCTTGCAGCAGCTCACCACCCACATGATGGTCACAGGTCACTTTCTCAAGGTCACCAGCTCTGCCTCCAAGAAAGGGAAGCAGCTGGTGTTAGACCCGCTGGCTGTGGAGAAAATGCAGTCATTGTCCGAGGCCCCAAACAGTGATTCTCTGGCTCCCAAGCCATCCAGTAACTCAGCAGCAGACTGTACAGCCTCTACCACTGAGTTAAAGaaagagagtaaaaaagaaaGGCCAGAGGAAACCAGCAAGGATGAGAAAGTCGTGAAAAGCGAGGACTATGAAGATCCTCTACAAAAACCTTTAGACCCTACAATCAAATATCAATATCTAAGGGAGGAGGACTTGGAAGATGGCTCAAAGGGTGGTGGGGACATTTTGAAATCTTTGGAAAATACTGTCACCACAGCCATCAACAAAGCCCAAAATGGGGCCCCCAGCTGGAGTGCCTACCCCAGCATCCACGCAGCCTATCAGCTGTCCGAGGGCACTAAGCCACCTTTGCCTATGGGATCCCAGGTACTGCAGATCCGGCCTAATCTCACCAACAAGCTGAGGCCCATTGCACCAAAGTGGAAAGTGATGCCACTCATTTCTGTGCCCACAAACCTGGCCCCTTACACTCAAGTCAAGAGGGAGTCAGAAGACAAAGATGAAGTCGTGAAGGAGTGTGGGAAAGAAAGTCCCCATGAAGAGGCCTCATCTTTCAGCCACAGGGAGGGCGATTCTTTCCGTAAAAGCGAAACGCCCCCAGAAGCCAGAAAGACTGAGCTGGGTCCCCTGAAGGAGGAGGACAAGCTGATGAAAGAGGGCAGCGAAAAGGAGAAACCCCAGCCGCTGGAGCCCACTTCTGCTCTGAGCAACGGGTGCGCCCTTGCCAACCACACCCCGGCCCTGCCATGTATCAACCCGCTCAGCGCCCTGCAGTCCGTCCTGAACAATCACCTGGGCAAAGCCACAGAGCCCTTACGCTCACCTTCCTGCTCCAGCCCAAGTTCAAGCACAATTTCCATGTTCCACAAGTCGAATCTCAGTGTCATGGACAAACCAGTCTTGAGTCCCGCCTCCTCAAGGCCAGCTAGCGTATCCAGACGCTACCTGTTTGAGAACAACGATCAGCCCATTGACCTGACCAAGTCCAAAAGCAAGAAAGCCGAGTCCTCGCAAGCACAATCCTGTACGTCCCCACCTCAGAAGCACGCTCTGTCTGACATCGCAGACATGGTCAAAGTCCTCCCCAAAGCCACCACCCCAAAGCCCGCTGCTTCCTCCAGGGTCCCTCCCATGAAGCTGGAAATGGATGTTAGGCGCTTTGAGGATGTCTCCAGTGAAGTCTCGACTTTGCATAAAAGAAAAGGCCGGCAGTCCAACTGGAATCCTCAGCATCTTCTGATTTTACAAGCTCAGTTTGCCTCGAGCCTCTTCCAGACATCAGAGGGCAAATACCTGCTGTCCGATCTGGGCCCTCAAGAGCGTATGCAAATCTCGAAGTTTACGGGACTTTCAATGACCACTATCAGTCACTGGCTGGCTAACGTCAAGTACCAGCTTAGGAAAACAGGCGGGacaaaatttctaaaaaacaTGGACAAAGGCCACCCCATCTTTTATTGCAGTGACTGTGCCTCCCAGTTCAGAACCCCTTCTACCTACATCAGTCACTTAGAATCTCACCTGGGTTTCCAAATGAAGGACATGACCCGCTTGTCAGTGGACCAGCAAAGCAAGGTGGAGCAAGAGATCTCCCGGGTATCGTCGGCTCAGAGGTCTCCGGAAACAATAGCTGGTGAAGAGGACACAGACTCTAAATTCAAGT
- the TSHZ2 gene encoding teashirt homolog 2 isoform X2 — protein MPRRKQQAPKRAAGYAQEEQLKEEEEIEEEEEEDSGSVAQLQGGNDTGTDEELETGPEQKGCFSYQNSPGSHLSNQDAENESLLSDASDQVSDIKSVCGRDASDKKSNTHVKLPNETHNCMDKMTAVYANILSDSYWSGLGLGFKLSNSERRHCDTRNGSNKSDFDWHQDALSKSLQQNLPARSISKPSLFSSVQLYRQSSKMCGTVFTGASRFRCRQCSAAYDTLVELTVHMNETGHYQDDNRKKDKLRPASYSKPRKRAFQDMDKEDAQKVLKCMFCGDSFDSLQDLSVHMIKTKHYQKVPLKEPVPTISSKIVTPAKKRVFDVNRPCSPDSTTGSFADSFSSQKNANLQLSSNNRYGYQNGASYTWQFEACKSQILKCMECGSSHDTLQQLTTHMMVTGHFLKVTSSASKKGKQLVLDPLAVEKMQSLSEAPNSDSLAPKPSSNSAADCTASTTELKKESKKERPEETSKDEKVVKSEDYEDPLQKPLDPTIKYQYLREEDLEDGSKGGGDILKSLENTVTTAINKAQNGAPSWSAYPSIHAAYQLSEGTKPPLPMGSQVLQIRPNLTNKLRPIAPKWKVMPLISVPTNLAPYTQVKRESEDKDEVVKECGKESPHEEASSFSHREGDSFRKSETPPEARKTELGPLKEEDKLMKEGSEKEKPQPLEPTSALSNGCALANHTPALPCINPLSALQSVLNNHLGKATEPLRSPSCSSPSSSTISMFHKSNLSVMDKPVLSPASSRPASVSRRYLFENNDQPIDLTKSKSKKAESSQAQSCTSPPQKHALSDIADMVKVLPKATTPKPAASSRVPPMKLEMDVRRFEDVSSEVSTLHKRKGRQSNWNPQHLLILQAQFASSLFQTSEGKYLLSDLGPQERMQISKFTGLSMTTISHWLANVKYQLRKTGGTKFLKNMDKGHPIFYCSDCASQFRTPSTYISHLESHLGFQMKDMTRLSVDQQSKVEQEISRVSSAQRSPETIAGEEDTDSKFKWTWMNLKNIILSKLTQEQKMKYRIFSLIGR, from the coding sequence GCTACGCCCAGGAGGAACAgctgaaagaagaggaggaaatagaagaagaggaagaagaggacagTGGTTCAGTAGCTCAACTGCAGGGTGGCAATGACACAGGGACAGACGAGGAGCTAGAAACCGGCCCGGAGCAGAAAGGCTGCTTCAGCTACCAGAACTCTCCAGGAAGTCATTTGTCCAATCAGGATGCCGAGAACGAGTCTCTGCTGAGCGACGCCAGCGATCAGGTGTCGGACATCAAGAGCGTCTGCGGCCGAGATGCCTCGGACAAGAAAAGCAACACTCACGTCAAGCTTCCAAACGAAACACACAACTGCATGGACAAAATGACTGCGGTCTACGCCAACATCCTGTCTGATTCCTATTGGTCGGGCCTGGGCCTCGGCTTCAAGCTGTCCAATAGTGAGAGGCGGCACTGTGACACCCGGAATGGCAGCAACAAGAGCGATTTTGATTGGCACCAAGACGCTCTGTCCAAAAGCCTGCAGCAGAACTTGCCGGCCAGGTCCATCTCGAAACCCAGCCTGTTTAGCTCAGTGCAGCTGTATCGGCAGAGCAGCAAGATGTGCGGGACTGTGTTCACCGGGGCCAGCCGATTCCGATGCCGGCAGTGCAGCGCTGCCTACGACACCCTTGTGGAGCTGACCGTGCACATGAACGAAACGGGCCACTATCAAGATGACAACCGCAAGAAGGACAAGCTCAGACCTGCGAGCTATTCAAAGCCCCGGAAGAGGGCTTTCCAGGATATGGACAAGGAGGATGCTCAGAAGGTTctgaaatgtatgttttgtggcgACTCCTTCGATTCCCTCCAAGATTTGAGTGTCCacatgattaaaacaaaacattaccAAAAAGTGCCTTTGAAGGAGCCAGTCCCAACCATTTCCTCGAAGATAGTCACCCCTGCGAAGAAGCGCGTTTTCGATGTCAATCGGCCGTGTTCCCCCGATTCAACCACAGGATCTTTTGcagattctttttcttcccagaagaACGCCAACTTGCAGTTGTCCTCCAACAACCGCTATGGCTACCAGAATGGAGCCAGCTACACCTGGCAGTTTGAGGCCTGCAAGTCCCAGATCTTAAAGTGCATGGAGTGTGGGAGCTCCCATGACACCTTGCAGCAGCTCACCACCCACATGATGGTCACAGGTCACTTTCTCAAGGTCACCAGCTCTGCCTCCAAGAAAGGGAAGCAGCTGGTGTTAGACCCGCTGGCTGTGGAGAAAATGCAGTCATTGTCCGAGGCCCCAAACAGTGATTCTCTGGCTCCCAAGCCATCCAGTAACTCAGCAGCAGACTGTACAGCCTCTACCACTGAGTTAAAGaaagagagtaaaaaagaaaGGCCAGAGGAAACCAGCAAGGATGAGAAAGTCGTGAAAAGCGAGGACTATGAAGATCCTCTACAAAAACCTTTAGACCCTACAATCAAATATCAATATCTAAGGGAGGAGGACTTGGAAGATGGCTCAAAGGGTGGTGGGGACATTTTGAAATCTTTGGAAAATACTGTCACCACAGCCATCAACAAAGCCCAAAATGGGGCCCCCAGCTGGAGTGCCTACCCCAGCATCCACGCAGCCTATCAGCTGTCCGAGGGCACTAAGCCACCTTTGCCTATGGGATCCCAGGTACTGCAGATCCGGCCTAATCTCACCAACAAGCTGAGGCCCATTGCACCAAAGTGGAAAGTGATGCCACTCATTTCTGTGCCCACAAACCTGGCCCCTTACACTCAAGTCAAGAGGGAGTCAGAAGACAAAGATGAAGTCGTGAAGGAGTGTGGGAAAGAAAGTCCCCATGAAGAGGCCTCATCTTTCAGCCACAGGGAGGGCGATTCTTTCCGTAAAAGCGAAACGCCCCCAGAAGCCAGAAAGACTGAGCTGGGTCCCCTGAAGGAGGAGGACAAGCTGATGAAAGAGGGCAGCGAAAAGGAGAAACCCCAGCCGCTGGAGCCCACTTCTGCTCTGAGCAACGGGTGCGCCCTTGCCAACCACACCCCGGCCCTGCCATGTATCAACCCGCTCAGCGCCCTGCAGTCCGTCCTGAACAATCACCTGGGCAAAGCCACAGAGCCCTTACGCTCACCTTCCTGCTCCAGCCCAAGTTCAAGCACAATTTCCATGTTCCACAAGTCGAATCTCAGTGTCATGGACAAACCAGTCTTGAGTCCCGCCTCCTCAAGGCCAGCTAGCGTATCCAGACGCTACCTGTTTGAGAACAACGATCAGCCCATTGACCTGACCAAGTCCAAAAGCAAGAAAGCCGAGTCCTCGCAAGCACAATCCTGTACGTCCCCACCTCAGAAGCACGCTCTGTCTGACATCGCAGACATGGTCAAAGTCCTCCCCAAAGCCACCACCCCAAAGCCCGCTGCTTCCTCCAGGGTCCCTCCCATGAAGCTGGAAATGGATGTTAGGCGCTTTGAGGATGTCTCCAGTGAAGTCTCGACTTTGCATAAAAGAAAAGGCCGGCAGTCCAACTGGAATCCTCAGCATCTTCTGATTTTACAAGCTCAGTTTGCCTCGAGCCTCTTCCAGACATCAGAGGGCAAATACCTGCTGTCCGATCTGGGCCCTCAAGAGCGTATGCAAATCTCGAAGTTTACGGGACTTTCAATGACCACTATCAGTCACTGGCTGGCTAACGTCAAGTACCAGCTTAGGAAAACAGGCGGGacaaaatttctaaaaaacaTGGACAAAGGCCACCCCATCTTTTATTGCAGTGACTGTGCCTCCCAGTTCAGAACCCCTTCTACCTACATCAGTCACTTAGAATCTCACCTGGGTTTCCAAATGAAGGACATGACCCGCTTGTCAGTGGACCAGCAAAGCAAGGTGGAGCAAGAGATCTCCCGGGTATCGTCGGCTCAGAGGTCTCCGGAAACAATAGCTGGTGAAGAGGACACAGACTCTAAATTCAAGT